A stretch of Leisingera sp. S132 DNA encodes these proteins:
- a CDS encoding squalene/phytoene synthase family protein encodes MQFDADLTACAELVQKSDPDRFLSTMAAPVQARPLLFALYAFNVELARAPWASQESMIAEMRVQWWRDVGAEIAEVKPVRRHYVATPLSKLLKPELAACIDGMAEARRWDIYKDPFEDQAEFDGYIDRTSGSLMWMAARSLGEADESVVRDFGYGAGIASWLRAIPELEAQKRIPLLDGTLEGVQALARKGLEKLSKARVRRADVSKAAGVALLAGWQAEAVLKQAIRQPDRVAQGALGQSEFRRRMGLMRRAVTGRW; translated from the coding sequence ATGCAGTTTGACGCCGACCTGACGGCCTGCGCGGAGCTGGTTCAGAAGAGCGACCCGGACCGTTTTCTGTCGACCATGGCGGCGCCGGTCCAGGCGCGGCCGCTGCTGTTTGCGCTTTATGCCTTCAATGTCGAGCTGGCGCGGGCGCCGTGGGCCAGCCAGGAAAGCATGATTGCCGAAATGCGGGTGCAATGGTGGCGCGACGTGGGGGCGGAGATCGCCGAGGTCAAGCCGGTCCGCCGCCACTATGTTGCGACGCCGCTTTCCAAGCTGCTGAAGCCTGAACTGGCGGCCTGTATCGACGGTATGGCCGAGGCGCGGCGTTGGGATATTTACAAGGATCCCTTTGAGGATCAGGCGGAGTTTGACGGCTATATCGACCGGACCAGCGGATCGCTGATGTGGATGGCAGCAAGGTCTTTGGGGGAGGCGGATGAGTCTGTGGTCCGGGACTTCGGCTATGGCGCAGGTATTGCCAGCTGGCTGCGCGCAATCCCTGAACTGGAAGCGCAGAAACGGATCCCGCTGCTCGACGGCACCTTGGAAGGTGTGCAAGCTTTGGCGCGCAAGGGGCTGGAAAAGCTGAGTAAAGCGAGAGTGCGAAGAGCCGATGTTTCGAAAGCTGCAGGAGTTGCTTTGCTGGCGGGATGGCAGGCTGAGGCGGTTCTGAAACAGGCCATCCGGCAGCCTGACCGGGTGGCGCAGGGTGCTCTTGGTCAAAGTGAGTTCCGGCGCCGGATGGGGCTGATGCGGCGTGCAGTCACCGGGCGCTGGTAA
- a CDS encoding MFS transporter has translation MSMTMTTPSDTVAKKNVAILVLAQAILGAQMPMIFIIGGLAGQSLASNPCFATLPISLIVGGSMLAATPISAIMQRWGRRAGFFTGAAFGAMGGLVGAYGLYLGSFPVFLLGSLMTGVYMSAHGFYRFAAADTASEAFRPKAISYVMAGGLAAALIGPQLVKLTSQAFVIPFLGTYLTVIAVNVFGAALFLLLDIPKPPAPSHDSPKGRSRLELLKTPVIAVSVICAMVSYALMNLVMTSTPLAVVGCGFTQGNASDVVMFHVLAMYVPSFFTGHLIARFGVEKIVAAGLVILAGAGAVALQGVDLENFFIALVLLGLGWNFGFIGATTMLAGAHDSHEKGRMQGLNDLLVFGGVTMASLASGGLMNCSGGNPVDGWNAVNMAMAPFLVLAGGALMWLVMRPKEA, from the coding sequence ATGAGCATGACCATGACCACCCCCAGCGACACGGTCGCCAAGAAAAACGTTGCCATCCTGGTGCTGGCCCAGGCAATCCTCGGTGCGCAGATGCCGATGATCTTCATCATTGGCGGTCTTGCCGGCCAATCGCTGGCCTCCAACCCCTGCTTTGCAACGCTGCCCATCTCGCTGATCGTGGGCGGCTCGATGCTGGCGGCCACGCCTATCTCAGCCATCATGCAGCGCTGGGGCCGCCGCGCCGGTTTCTTCACCGGCGCCGCCTTTGGCGCAATGGGGGGCCTGGTCGGCGCCTACGGGCTCTATCTCGGCTCCTTCCCGGTCTTCCTGCTCGGCAGCCTGATGACCGGCGTCTACATGAGCGCACATGGCTTCTATCGTTTCGCAGCCGCGGACACCGCCTCTGAAGCATTCCGCCCCAAGGCGATTTCCTATGTGATGGCCGGAGGCCTTGCAGCTGCGCTGATCGGCCCGCAACTGGTCAAGCTGACCAGCCAAGCTTTTGTTATTCCGTTTCTTGGCACTTATCTGACCGTGATTGCCGTCAATGTGTTCGGCGCAGCGCTGTTTCTGCTTTTGGATATTCCCAAACCACCAGCGCCCAGTCATGACAGCCCCAAAGGGCGCAGCCGTCTCGAACTGCTGAAAACGCCAGTTATTGCCGTCTCGGTAATCTGTGCAATGGTTTCCTACGCATTGATGAACCTAGTCATGACATCGACCCCGCTGGCCGTGGTAGGGTGCGGTTTCACTCAGGGCAATGCCTCCGATGTGGTGATGTTCCACGTTTTAGCGATGTATGTGCCGTCCTTTTTTACCGGGCACCTGATTGCCCGCTTCGGCGTGGAAAAGATCGTCGCCGCAGGTCTGGTCATTCTTGCCGGCGCCGGCGCCGTTGCGCTGCAAGGCGTTGATCTGGAAAACTTCTTCATCGCGCTTGTATTGCTCGGCCTTGGTTGGAACTTCGGTTTCATTGGTGCAACCACCATGCTGGCCGGCGCCCATGACAGCCACGAAAAAGGCCGGATGCAGGGATTGAACGACCTGCTGGTATTTGGCGGCGTCACCATGGCGTCACTGGCCTCCGGCGGGTTGATGAACTGCTCCGGCGGCAATCCGGTGGACGGCTGGAACGCGGTCAACATGGCGATGGCGCCGTTCCTGGTGCTGGCAGGCGGAGCGCTGATGTGGCTGGTGATGCGGCCCAAGGAAGCCTGA
- a CDS encoding DNA-3-methyladenine glycosylase — MRGKTLAALEGRPFAAAKGGDVASEQPKFLPGAGRIIQCGDCVSEGAEWLAAQDLRFADALELTGPLPLRRKPEGFAELLSAIVSQQVSVASANAIWKRMKDAKLTGPRKILRATDDDLRAAGLSRQKIRYARALSEARIDFNALRNAPDAEVIATLVQVPGIGVWTAEIYAMFSLGRADVFAHGDLALQEAARVLFSLPERPKEREMRQIAEAWSPWRSVAARILWAYYRVAKDREGIR, encoded by the coding sequence ATGCGGGGCAAGACGCTTGCCGCGCTGGAGGGCCGCCCATTTGCCGCGGCCAAGGGGGGTGACGTGGCGTCAGAACAGCCGAAGTTTCTGCCGGGTGCGGGCCGGATCATTCAATGCGGCGACTGCGTCTCCGAGGGTGCTGAATGGCTGGCGGCACAGGACCTCCGGTTTGCCGACGCGCTGGAACTGACCGGTCCGCTGCCCTTGCGGCGCAAGCCCGAAGGGTTCGCTGAACTGCTGAGCGCTATTGTCAGCCAGCAGGTGAGCGTTGCTTCTGCAAATGCGATCTGGAAACGGATGAAGGACGCCAAGCTGACAGGGCCGCGCAAGATCCTGCGGGCAACGGACGATGATCTGCGTGCAGCCGGTCTCAGCCGTCAGAAGATACGCTATGCCCGGGCACTTTCTGAGGCGCGTATTGATTTCAACGCGTTGCGCAATGCTCCTGATGCGGAGGTAATCGCTACGCTGGTGCAGGTGCCAGGGATCGGCGTCTGGACGGCGGAGATTTACGCGATGTTTTCGCTGGGCCGCGCAGACGTGTTTGCCCATGGCGACCTGGCCCTGCAGGAGGCGGCGCGGGTCCTGTTCAGTCTGCCTGAACGCCCCAAGGAGCGGGAGATGCGGCAAATCGCGGAAGCCTGGTCACCGTGGCGGTCGGTTGCGGCGCGCATTCTGTGGGCCTATTACCGGGTGGCGAAGGACAGGGAAGGAATCCGATGA
- a CDS encoding alpha/beta hydrolase, translated as MTRVLNAGRKEPLSGETRSVVVFLHGYGANGADLLGLADPLGEHLPDTLFVAPDAPEACAGAPFGFQWFPIPWIDGSSEEESMRGMQAAVEDLNAFLDALMVDEDVLPEQVVLFGFSQGTMMSLHVAPRREDAISGIVAFSGRLLAPELLKDEAVSKMPVLLVHGDQDDVVPVQSLPEAAEALQEAGFQDVFAHIQKGTAHGIAPDGLSVALAFMRDKLSL; from the coding sequence ATGACTCGTGTACTGAATGCCGGCCGCAAGGAGCCGCTCTCCGGCGAAACCCGCTCCGTTGTGGTGTTCCTGCATGGCTATGGCGCCAATGGCGCGGACCTGCTGGGGCTGGCCGATCCGCTGGGCGAACATCTGCCGGATACGCTGTTTGTCGCACCCGATGCGCCAGAGGCCTGCGCCGGTGCGCCGTTCGGCTTCCAGTGGTTCCCTATTCCATGGATCGACGGTTCCTCGGAAGAGGAAAGCATGCGCGGGATGCAGGCCGCGGTCGAGGACCTGAATGCTTTCCTGGATGCGCTTATGGTCGACGAGGACGTGCTGCCAGAGCAGGTGGTTCTCTTCGGGTTCAGCCAGGGCACGATGATGAGCCTGCACGTGGCACCTCGGCGAGAGGACGCAATATCCGGGATTGTCGCATTTTCCGGCCGTCTGCTGGCGCCGGAGCTGCTGAAGGATGAGGCGGTGTCCAAAATGCCGGTTCTACTGGTGCATGGCGATCAGGACGACGTGGTGCCGGTGCAGTCACTGCCTGAGGCCGCCGAAGCGCTGCAAGAGGCGGGTTTTCAGGATGTCTTTGCACACATCCAGAAGGGCACTGCCCATGGAATCGCGCCGGATGGCCTGAGCGTTGCCTTGGCCTTCATGCGGGACAAGCTGAGCCTGTAA
- a CDS encoding VOC family protein has product MLPQAPAPDAILEASLYVDNLDAAEEFYGSLLGLECIQRVGNRHVFFRCGSAVVLLFNAAETVKPPGNPRLPVPPHGARGPGHLCFSQPREALLLMRARLLAAGVEIESEFDWPSGARSVYFRDPAGNSLEIAEPHLWAY; this is encoded by the coding sequence ATGCTGCCTCAAGCCCCTGCCCCCGATGCCATTCTGGAAGCGTCGCTTTATGTCGACAATCTGGACGCGGCTGAAGAGTTCTACGGCAGCCTGCTGGGGCTCGAATGCATCCAGCGGGTCGGCAACCGGCATGTGTTTTTCCGCTGCGGCAGTGCCGTCGTGCTGCTTTTCAATGCTGCCGAGACCGTGAAGCCGCCCGGAAATCCGCGATTGCCGGTGCCGCCGCATGGCGCCCGCGGGCCGGGGCATCTGTGTTTCTCCCAGCCGAGGGAAGCGCTGCTCCTGATGCGCGCCCGGCTGCTGGCGGCCGGCGTGGAGATCGAATCCGAATTTGACTGGCCCAGCGGCGCGCGGTCGGTCTATTTCCGCGATCCCGCCGGAAACTCGCTCGAGATTGCCGAGCCGCATCTGTGGGCCTATTGA
- a CDS encoding pseudouridine synthase — protein MTRLIRFNKPFDVLPQFTDSGSQDSPRPTLSRYIDCPGVYAAGRLDRDSEGLMLLTDDGRLQSWITDPKHKMDKTYWVQVEGIPSADALRLLAEGVDLKDGKTRPAKVQVIPEPPGLWARTPPVRVRKTVPDSWIALTIREGRNRQVRRMTAAVGHPTLRLIRYSIGAWTLDGLAQGAWEDLEPPRVPGPPKPSQKPPRRPKAASPRPAKGDRPRRR, from the coding sequence ATGACCCGCCTGATCCGCTTCAACAAACCTTTTGACGTTCTGCCGCAATTCACCGACAGCGGCAGCCAGGACAGCCCGCGGCCGACGCTCAGCCGGTATATTGATTGCCCCGGCGTCTATGCGGCAGGCCGCCTTGACCGCGACAGCGAAGGCTTGATGCTGCTGACGGACGATGGCCGCCTGCAATCCTGGATCACCGACCCCAAGCACAAGATGGACAAGACCTATTGGGTCCAGGTAGAGGGCATTCCCAGCGCCGATGCACTCAGGCTGCTGGCGGAAGGCGTTGATCTGAAGGACGGCAAGACCCGGCCCGCCAAGGTGCAGGTGATCCCGGAACCGCCCGGGCTCTGGGCGCGTACACCGCCCGTCCGGGTGCGCAAGACCGTTCCAGATAGCTGGATCGCGCTCACCATCCGCGAAGGCCGCAACCGGCAGGTGCGGCGCATGACTGCCGCTGTCGGGCATCCAACCTTGAGGCTGATCCGCTACAGCATTGGCGCCTGGACACTGGACGGGCTGGCGCAGGGCGCCTGGGAGGACCTGGAGCCACCGCGTGTGCCCGGCCCGCCCAAACCCTCGCAAAAGCCGCCGCGCAGGCCCAAGGCGGCATCACCGCGCCCGGCAAAAGGTGACAGGCCCCGGCGCCGCTGA
- a CDS encoding HNH endonuclease has product MDGDFRAEFVRSPGALKQHPALVLNADYRPLSYYPLSLWSWQDAVKAAWLDRVAIVAEYDEVVHSPSTEIRIPSVVVLKDYVKPQKRVAFTRFNLFLRDEFCCQYCGSKGELTFDHVVPRAAGGVTSWENVVAACSPCNLKKGSKSLHRAGMSLRKPPRRPGAEELRNTGRKFPPNHLHESWMDFLYWDTELDA; this is encoded by the coding sequence ATGGATGGCGATTTCAGAGCAGAGTTTGTCAGATCTCCGGGGGCGCTAAAACAGCACCCGGCACTGGTTTTGAATGCGGATTACCGGCCGCTTTCCTATTATCCGCTGTCTCTTTGGTCGTGGCAGGACGCGGTCAAGGCAGCCTGGCTCGACCGGGTGGCCATCGTGGCGGAATATGACGAAGTGGTGCACAGTCCGAGTACAGAGATCCGAATACCGTCTGTGGTGGTTCTGAAAGATTATGTGAAACCTCAAAAGCGCGTGGCCTTCACGCGCTTTAATTTGTTTTTGCGGGATGAATTCTGCTGCCAGTATTGCGGCAGCAAAGGGGAGCTGACGTTTGACCACGTGGTGCCGCGGGCGGCCGGCGGTGTGACCAGCTGGGAAAATGTCGTTGCCGCCTGCAGCCCCTGCAACCTCAAGAAAGGGTCAAAGTCGCTGCACCGGGCTGGGATGTCGCTGCGCAAGCCGCCGCGCCGGCCCGGAGCTGAGGAATTGCGGAATACCGGGCGCAAGTTCCCTCCGAACCACCTGCATGAAAGCTGGATGGATTTCCTGTACTGGGATACGGAGCTGGATGCCTGA
- a CDS encoding mechanosensitive ion channel domain-containing protein, whose product MRSVLAVMAAAVLSFTAAGSLAQSADGPVQTDGQIEVGAEAVRDSEILNRIEKLLAQIDGFAAVNVSVSEGVVRITGHVIDNAAQDRLNQIINRVEGVVAIENETEISGSLEERLAPAMERIAARTRNLLANGPIFLVALTAFLVVAAGGWLLTTRIGIWTRLAPNAFIADVYRAVARILFILTGLVLALDILNATALIGAVLGAAGVVGLALGFAVRDTVENFIASILLSLRQPFRPNDFVDIQGDQGTVARLTSRATILISPEGNHIRIPNATVYKGRIVNFTRDPRRRFGFNLGVDADADLAAALATAVAALEAQPFVLKEPEVGAWISEVGDSNVVLTFTGWVDQTKVDFAKARGEAIRSAKLALEAAGFGLPEPIYRVRLDGAQAAVPSSEEPVDTRRPAKPEPADLPEAADPARSEPAGAEAAERERKGLDGGENLLDDQQQVE is encoded by the coding sequence TTGCGTTCGGTTCTAGCTGTGATGGCAGCCGCGGTGCTTTCTTTCACTGCTGCCGGCAGTCTGGCGCAATCCGCAGACGGTCCGGTTCAGACAGACGGCCAGATCGAAGTGGGCGCCGAGGCCGTGCGCGATAGTGAGATCCTCAACCGGATCGAAAAGCTTCTGGCGCAGATTGATGGTTTCGCCGCCGTGAACGTGTCGGTTTCTGAAGGTGTTGTCAGGATTACCGGGCACGTGATCGACAATGCAGCGCAGGACAGGCTGAACCAGATCATCAACCGGGTAGAGGGCGTGGTTGCGATCGAAAATGAGACTGAGATCAGCGGATCCCTGGAGGAACGGCTGGCCCCGGCGATGGAACGGATCGCAGCAAGGACACGTAACCTGCTGGCAAACGGACCGATTTTTCTTGTGGCGCTGACGGCTTTTCTTGTGGTCGCGGCGGGGGGCTGGCTACTGACCACGCGGATCGGTATTTGGACCCGGCTGGCTCCCAACGCCTTTATCGCTGATGTCTACCGGGCCGTGGCGCGCATCCTGTTCATCCTGACGGGGCTGGTGCTGGCTCTGGATATTCTCAACGCAACCGCGCTGATCGGCGCTGTTTTGGGCGCTGCTGGTGTTGTTGGGCTGGCACTTGGCTTTGCGGTGCGCGACACGGTGGAGAACTTCATTGCGTCCATCCTGCTTAGCCTGCGCCAGCCGTTCAGGCCCAATGACTTTGTGGACATCCAGGGGGACCAGGGGACAGTCGCCCGGCTGACGTCGCGTGCGACCATCCTGATCTCGCCCGAGGGCAACCACATCCGCATTCCGAATGCCACCGTGTACAAGGGCCGTATCGTGAATTTCACCCGTGATCCCCGGCGCCGTTTCGGATTTAACCTGGGGGTCGACGCGGATGCGGATCTGGCGGCGGCGCTGGCCACGGCCGTTGCCGCGCTGGAGGCGCAGCCCTTTGTGCTGAAGGAGCCGGAAGTCGGTGCCTGGATCAGCGAGGTCGGGGATTCCAACGTGGTCCTGACCTTCACCGGCTGGGTGGATCAGACCAAGGTGGATTTTGCCAAGGCGCGGGGCGAAGCGATCCGGTCCGCCAAGCTGGCGCTGGAGGCTGCTGGCTTCGGTCTGCCGGAGCCGATCTACCGTGTGCGTCTTGATGGTGCTCAGGCGGCTGTACCGTCCTCCGAGGAGCCGGTTGACACAAGACGCCCGGCCAAACCCGAACCCGCCGATTTGCCAGAGGCCGCGGATCCCGCAAGGTCAGAACCTGCCGGTGCAGAGGCTGCGGAACGGGAACGCAAGGGGCTCGATGGCGGAGAGAACCTGCTGGACGATCAGCAGCAGGTGGAGTGA
- a CDS encoding AI-2E family transporter — translation MILTVISITAALQLAQQILAPMSFALVLGVVVSPLADKLARAGVPRLAIALTLLLLCTLFVAVILLLIEPLINVLIDELPRIKSVMAGLIDRASSLLRGIETISQEIEESVGAEAVEPQTAIPSVGDALWLAPSFVSQVFIFVGTLFFFTLTRNDLYRLTGSMAPRLKHADTVVARYFAAITLVNTGLGAVTAAAMMALGVEYALLWGLAAGLLNYVLYLGPLLITVSLAIAGMLQFHGIYAILPPAAFLLINLAEANIVTPLVVGQRMAINPLLIFVAIVFGLWLWGPVGAFVTLPLLLWLGVLLEPQPEEKGRAEEDPLREVL, via the coding sequence ATGATCCTGACGGTCATCAGCATCACCGCTGCCTTGCAACTGGCACAGCAGATCCTCGCACCGATGAGCTTTGCGCTTGTGCTGGGTGTAGTGGTGTCACCGCTTGCGGACAAGCTGGCGCGCGCCGGTGTGCCGCGGCTGGCCATTGCTTTGACGCTGCTTCTGCTGTGCACGCTGTTTGTGGCGGTCATCCTTCTTTTGATCGAACCTTTGATCAACGTGCTGATCGACGAATTGCCCCGCATAAAGTCGGTTATGGCCGGGTTGATCGACCGCGCCTCTTCTCTGCTGCGGGGCATTGAAACAATCAGCCAGGAAATCGAAGAAAGCGTTGGCGCCGAAGCTGTGGAACCGCAAACTGCGATCCCTTCGGTCGGCGATGCGCTGTGGCTGGCACCGAGCTTTGTCTCCCAGGTGTTCATCTTTGTGGGCACGTTGTTTTTCTTCACGCTGACCCGCAACGATCTCTACCGGCTGACAGGATCGATGGCGCCCCGGCTGAAGCACGCGGATACCGTTGTTGCACGCTACTTTGCCGCAATCACGCTGGTGAACACTGGACTGGGGGCGGTCACGGCAGCCGCAATGATGGCTCTTGGTGTTGAATATGCTCTTCTGTGGGGTTTGGCGGCAGGGCTGCTGAACTATGTTCTGTACCTGGGCCCGCTGCTGATAACTGTGAGCCTGGCCATTGCCGGGATGCTCCAGTTCCATGGCATCTATGCCATCCTGCCGCCGGCAGCTTTCTTGCTGATCAATCTGGCAGAGGCCAATATTGTGACGCCCTTGGTCGTGGGCCAGCGCATGGCGATCAATCCCCTGCTGATCTTCGTGGCAATTGTCTTCGGCTTGTGGCTGTGGGGGCCGGTTGGCGCCTTCGTGACTTTGCCGCTGCTTCTTTGGCTTGGCGTTCTGCTGGAACCGCAGCCGGAGGAGAAAGGACGCGCCGAAGAAGATCCGCTCCGCGAAGTCCTGTAA
- a CDS encoding phage holin family protein, producing MAYRNLRESPQLVSEVLRHFAALLRSEAELAKGELKEKAASAGTGLACLAAAAILALAGLHVLAAALVAWIATAGLSPGLAALLVGGVLIAAAACLLAAARARLNGKALLPTRTIRSVQRDAASIKEATHDRH from the coding sequence ATGGCGTATCGTAATTTGCGCGAGTCGCCTCAATTGGTCTCTGAGGTGCTCCGCCACTTTGCAGCCTTGCTGCGCAGCGAAGCTGAACTGGCCAAGGGTGAGCTGAAGGAGAAGGCTGCCAGCGCCGGAACCGGCCTGGCCTGTCTGGCAGCCGCAGCAATACTTGCTCTGGCCGGTTTGCATGTGCTCGCGGCCGCACTGGTTGCCTGGATTGCAACCGCAGGTTTGTCACCGGGTCTTGCTGCCTTGCTTGTCGGCGGCGTGCTGATTGCGGCAGCCGCGTGCCTGCTGGCTGCGGCCAGAGCACGTCTGAATGGCAAGGCGCTTCTGCCCACGCGCACCATCCGCAGCGTCCAACGGGATGCAGCCAGCATTAAGGAGGCCACTCATGACCGGCACTGA
- a CDS encoding PLDc N-terminal domain-containing protein: protein MEYGLIGLLVLAADIYAIIKIVSSSASTAAKILWVLLILLLPVVGFIIWLIAGPKSSAAHI, encoded by the coding sequence ATGGAATATGGACTTATCGGCCTGCTCGTGCTGGCGGCAGACATCTATGCGATCATCAAAATTGTCTCCTCCAGCGCCTCTACCGCTGCAAAGATTCTCTGGGTTCTGCTGATCCTGCTGCTGCCGGTCGTGGGCTTCATCATCTGGCTGATTGCCGGTCCCAAATCCTCTGCCGCCCATATCTGA
- a CDS encoding ornithine cyclodeaminase, which yields MTQPSEKALVPFVSVDNMMRLIHHVGIEQMLRDLADYVEEDFKRWELFDKTPRVASHSDVGVIELMPTSDGEAYGFKYVNGHPKNTSEGLQTVTAFGLLADVYTGYPVLLTEMTMLTALRTAATSAMAAKYLAPKGATTMAMIGNGAQSEFQTLAMKAIIGLKSVRLFDKDAAATEKCARNLQGLGIEVVSCKTPEEAIEGAQILTTCTADKQYATILTDNMVGSGVHINAIGGDCPGKTELAAGILSRSDVFVEYPPQTRIEGEIQQMPEDFAVTELWEVISGKKQGRTGDRQITLFDSVGFAIEDFSALRYIRDRIKGTDYFIDLDMLADPDDPRDLFGMLQRAKA from the coding sequence ATGACACAGCCCTCAGAGAAGGCCCTGGTGCCTTTTGTCAGCGTCGACAACATGATGCGCCTCATTCATCACGTCGGCATCGAACAGATGCTGCGGGATCTGGCGGACTATGTCGAAGAGGACTTCAAACGCTGGGAGCTGTTCGACAAGACCCCGCGCGTTGCCAGCCACTCAGACGTCGGCGTGATTGAACTGATGCCGACTTCCGATGGCGAGGCCTATGGCTTCAAATACGTAAACGGGCATCCCAAAAACACCTCCGAGGGGCTGCAGACCGTCACCGCCTTCGGACTGCTGGCGGATGTATACACTGGCTACCCGGTGCTGCTGACCGAGATGACCATGCTGACAGCGCTGCGCACTGCCGCAACATCTGCCATGGCCGCCAAGTATCTGGCACCCAAGGGCGCAACCACCATGGCAATGATCGGCAACGGCGCCCAGTCCGAATTCCAGACCCTGGCTATGAAAGCGATCATCGGCCTGAAGTCCGTGCGGCTTTTTGACAAGGACGCGGCGGCAACCGAAAAGTGCGCCCGCAATCTGCAAGGGCTCGGGATCGAGGTTGTCAGCTGCAAGACACCGGAAGAAGCCATTGAAGGCGCTCAGATTCTCACCACCTGCACCGCCGACAAACAGTATGCGACCATCCTGACCGACAACATGGTCGGCAGCGGTGTGCATATCAATGCCATCGGCGGCGACTGCCCGGGCAAGACCGAACTGGCTGCGGGTATTCTCAGCCGCTCAGACGTCTTCGTCGAATACCCGCCTCAAACCCGGATTGAGGGCGAAATCCAGCAGATGCCGGAAGATTTTGCCGTGACGGAGCTGTGGGAAGTGATTTCCGGCAAGAAACAGGGACGCACCGGCGACCGCCAGATTACGCTGTTCGACAGCGTCGGCTTTGCGATCGAGGATTTCTCGGCATTGCGCTACATCCGTGACCGCATCAAGGGCACAGACTATTTCATTGACCTGGATATGCTGGCAGATCCGGATGATCCGCGCGACCTGTTCGGCATGCTGCAGCGCGCAAAGGCGTAA
- the ctlX gene encoding citrulline utilization hydrolase CtlX: MSSLQAPSAVVMIRPHHFCSNPETKGDNAFQTLANTSAEATSAQALAEFDGAVETLRGAGVTVHVFDDTTTETPDSVFPNNWFSTHAGGHVAVYPMYAENRRKERRWDVIELLKRDYRVQDVIDYSGLEQDGLSLEGTGAMVLDHIGRIAYTVKSNRADPVLLERFCTHFNFEPMVFEAKDDAGRDVYHTNVLMGIGTEYALICLDMIVDPARRAEVAARLEETGRQVIDLTPEQIASFAGNALELTGRRRLLALSAKALQALRPDQTAIIEQSAELLPLTIPTIETAGGSVRCMLAGIHLSPRERKTA; this comes from the coding sequence GTGAGCAGCCTTCAAGCCCCCTCAGCAGTGGTGATGATCCGGCCCCACCACTTCTGCTCGAACCCGGAAACAAAGGGTGATAACGCCTTTCAAACGCTGGCAAACACCTCGGCTGAAGCAACCTCAGCCCAGGCACTGGCTGAGTTTGACGGTGCCGTGGAAACTCTGCGTGGCGCTGGTGTCACGGTGCATGTGTTCGACGACACCACCACCGAAACACCGGACAGCGTGTTCCCGAACAATTGGTTTTCCACCCATGCCGGCGGTCATGTTGCGGTGTACCCAATGTATGCCGAAAACCGCCGCAAAGAACGCCGCTGGGATGTTATTGAGCTTCTTAAGCGTGACTATCGGGTGCAGGACGTGATCGACTATTCCGGCCTTGAACAGGACGGCCTGTCGCTGGAAGGTACCGGCGCCATGGTCCTCGACCATATCGGGCGCATTGCCTACACGGTGAAATCCAACCGCGCCGATCCGGTGCTGCTGGAACGCTTCTGCACCCATTTCAATTTTGAACCCATGGTGTTCGAAGCCAAAGATGATGCAGGCCGCGACGTTTACCACACCAATGTCCTGATGGGAATCGGCACCGAATACGCGCTGATCTGCCTGGACATGATCGTTGATCCCGCCCGCCGAGCGGAAGTTGCGGCGAGGCTGGAGGAAACCGGCCGCCAAGTCATTGACCTGACACCGGAACAGATCGCCAGTTTCGCCGGCAACGCGCTGGAACTGACAGGCCGCAGACGCCTCCTGGCGCTCTCCGCAAAGGCACTGCAGGCGCTGCGACCGGATCAGACCGCCATCATTGAGCAGAGCGCTGAGCTGCTCCCCTTGACCATTCCAACCATCGAAACCGCAGGCGGGTCGGTGCGTTGCATGCTGGCAGGCATCCACCTCAGCCCCCGTGAAAGGAAAACCGCATGA